From the genome of Variovorax sp. RA8, one region includes:
- the xylF gene encoding D-xylose ABC transporter substrate-binding protein: MNKPLRALGALAFGLSAIAASAQTVVGVSWSNFQEERWKTDEAAIKAQLEKLGAKYISADAGGSPEKQLGDIEGLMSKGAKALIVLAMDKDAILPAVNKAMRQKVPVVAYDRLIETPGVFYITFDNVEVGRMQARAVYKVQPKGNYVFIKGSPTDPNANFLRAGQQEIVAEAVKKGDIKIVGDEYTDGWKPEVAQKNMEQILTKAGNKVDAVVAANDGTAGGAVAALTAKGIRGIPVSGQDADFAALNRVALGTQTVTVWKDSRELGREAASAAIALTQGKTPEKAANWSGGEKKVAISSRLLTPVPITRDNLDVVVKEGWIKKDELCRGVSGDKAPAACK; the protein is encoded by the coding sequence ATGAACAAGCCTTTGCGCGCCCTGGGCGCCCTGGCCTTCGGCCTTTCCGCCATCGCCGCCTCCGCCCAGACCGTGGTCGGCGTCAGCTGGTCCAACTTCCAGGAGGAGCGCTGGAAGACCGACGAGGCCGCGATCAAGGCGCAGCTGGAGAAGCTGGGCGCGAAGTACATCAGCGCCGATGCCGGCGGCTCGCCCGAGAAGCAGCTGGGCGATATCGAGGGCCTGATGTCCAAGGGCGCCAAGGCGCTGATCGTGCTGGCAATGGACAAGGACGCGATCCTGCCCGCGGTCAACAAGGCGATGCGCCAGAAGGTGCCGGTGGTGGCCTACGACCGGCTCATCGAGACGCCCGGCGTCTTCTACATCACCTTCGACAACGTCGAGGTCGGCCGCATGCAGGCGCGCGCGGTCTACAAGGTGCAGCCCAAGGGCAACTACGTGTTCATCAAGGGCTCGCCGACCGACCCCAACGCCAACTTCCTGCGCGCCGGGCAGCAGGAGATCGTGGCCGAGGCGGTGAAGAAGGGCGACATCAAGATCGTGGGCGACGAGTACACCGACGGCTGGAAACCCGAAGTCGCGCAGAAGAACATGGAGCAGATCCTCACCAAGGCCGGCAACAAAGTCGACGCGGTGGTCGCGGCCAACGACGGCACCGCGGGCGGCGCGGTGGCGGCGCTCACGGCCAAGGGCATCCGCGGTATTCCCGTGTCGGGCCAGGACGCGGACTTCGCGGCGCTCAACCGCGTCGCGCTCGGCACGCAGACGGTCACTGTCTGGAAGGACTCGCGCGAGCTCGGCCGCGAGGCGGCCTCCGCCGCGATCGCACTGACGCAGGGCAAGACGCCGGAGAAGGCCGCCAACTGGAGCGGCGGCGAGAAGAAGGTGGCGATCTCCTCGCGCCTGCTCACGCCGGTGCCGATCACGCGCGACAACCTCGACGTGGTGGTCAAGGAAGGCTGGATCAAGAAGGACGAGCTCTGCAGGGGCGTGAGCGGCGACAAGGCTCCCGCGGCCTGCAAGTGA
- a CDS encoding type 1 glutamine amidotransferase domain-containing protein: MIKRQLEGMKVAILVADGFEQSEMIEPRRVLDAAGADTSLVSPSKGGVRGWKHHTPADRFEVDVPLQQAAAHEYDALVLPGGVMNPDALRMDEQAVTFVRDFVKAGKPIAAICHGPWTLIEADAVKGRTMTSWPSLRTDLKNAGARWVDLEVVADGPLITSRKPADLPAFNRVMLETFAGVHAHA; the protein is encoded by the coding sequence ATGATCAAACGCCAGCTTGAGGGCATGAAGGTTGCCATCCTCGTCGCGGACGGCTTCGAGCAGTCCGAGATGATCGAGCCCCGCCGTGTGCTGGACGCCGCAGGCGCGGACACCAGCCTGGTGTCGCCGAGCAAAGGCGGCGTCCGCGGCTGGAAGCACCACACGCCGGCCGACCGCTTCGAGGTCGATGTGCCGCTCCAGCAGGCTGCCGCCCACGAATACGATGCCCTGGTCCTGCCGGGCGGTGTCATGAACCCCGACGCGTTGCGCATGGACGAACAGGCCGTGACCTTCGTGCGCGACTTCGTCAAGGCCGGCAAGCCGATCGCCGCGATCTGCCACGGCCCGTGGACCCTGATCGAGGCGGACGCGGTCAAGGGCCGCACGATGACCTCCTGGCCCTCACTGCGCACGGACCTGAAGAACGCCGGCGCAAGGTGGGTCGATCTGGAGGTCGTGGCCGATGGCCCGCTGATCACGAGCCGCAAGCCCGCCGATCTGCCGGCCTTCAACCGGGTGATGCTCGAGACCTTCGCCGGCGTGCACGCGCATGCCTGA
- a CDS encoding phenylacetate--CoA ligase family protein has product MTEFYDKLEVRDPAEREQDLLAALPKQIAQAQTAAPAFAKILDGVKPGDIASREALASLPVTRKSELLERQKAERARDPFGGFSAIRFGPRMLRVFASPGTIYEPEGEARDYWRTARALHAAGFRGGDLVHNAFSYHMTPAGAIMESGARALGCTVFAGGTGQTEQQVDAIAELKPAGYAGTPSFLKILLEKAAERAVALPSLTKALVSGEAFPPSLRDWIAERGVAGMQCYATADLGLIAYETAAREGLVLDEGVIVEIVRPGTGDPVPEGEVGEIVVTTLNPDYPLIRFGTGDLSAVLPGPCPTGRTNIRIRGWLGRADQTTKVRGMFVHPGQVAEIARRFPEVRRARLVVEGEMGEDRMTLRLECASEPEGLVERVAEAVRDVTKLRGEVELMEPGSLPNDGKVIEDARSYR; this is encoded by the coding sequence ATGACCGAGTTCTACGACAAGCTGGAGGTGCGCGATCCGGCCGAGCGCGAGCAGGACCTGCTCGCGGCGTTGCCGAAGCAGATCGCCCAGGCCCAGACCGCTGCGCCCGCCTTCGCGAAGATCCTCGACGGCGTGAAGCCCGGCGACATCGCCAGCCGCGAGGCGCTGGCCAGCCTGCCCGTCACGCGCAAGTCCGAGCTGCTGGAGCGGCAGAAGGCCGAGCGCGCGCGCGACCCCTTCGGCGGTTTCTCCGCCATCCGCTTCGGGCCGCGCATGCTGCGCGTGTTCGCCAGCCCCGGGACCATCTACGAGCCCGAAGGCGAGGCACGCGACTACTGGCGCACGGCCCGCGCGCTGCACGCGGCAGGCTTTCGCGGCGGCGATCTGGTGCACAACGCCTTCAGCTACCACATGACGCCTGCCGGCGCGATCATGGAAAGCGGGGCGCGCGCCCTGGGCTGCACGGTATTCGCCGGCGGCACCGGCCAGACCGAACAGCAGGTGGACGCGATCGCCGAACTCAAGCCCGCGGGCTATGCCGGCACGCCGAGCTTCCTGAAGATCCTGCTGGAGAAGGCGGCCGAGCGCGCCGTCGCCCTGCCCTCGCTGACCAAGGCCCTCGTCTCGGGCGAGGCCTTCCCGCCCAGCCTGCGCGACTGGATCGCCGAGCGCGGCGTGGCCGGCATGCAGTGCTATGCGACGGCGGACCTGGGCCTGATCGCCTACGAGACCGCGGCACGCGAAGGCCTGGTGCTCGACGAAGGCGTGATCGTCGAGATCGTGCGCCCGGGAACCGGCGACCCAGTGCCCGAGGGGGAGGTAGGCGAGATCGTGGTCACCACGCTGAACCCCGACTATCCGCTGATCCGCTTCGGCACCGGCGACCTCTCGGCCGTGCTGCCGGGCCCCTGCCCGACCGGCCGCACCAACATCCGCATCCGGGGCTGGCTCGGCCGTGCCGACCAGACTACCAAGGTGCGCGGCATGTTCGTGCATCCGGGCCAGGTGGCGGAGATCGCGCGGCGCTTCCCGGAGGTGCGGCGCGCGCGGCTGGTGGTCGAGGGCGAGATGGGCGAGGACCGCATGACGCTGCGGCTCGAATGCGCCTCCGAGCCCGAGGGCCTGGTCGAGCGCGTGGCCGAGGCGGTGCGCGATGTCACGAAGCTGCGCGGTGAGGTCGAGCTGATGGAGCCGGGCAGCCTGCCCAACGACGGCAAGGTGATCGAGGACGCGCGCAGCTACCGGTAG
- a CDS encoding DUF5666 domain-containing protein, producing MTNGFLRAALLALSTALLLSCGGGGSGGGGSVALVGVGGTASVTGSSLGDGSNSPVGGAADGQGGSASGTGGGSAGTGGGSAGTGGTSTAASGDDGSGVGSGGTGVSTADASGVGGVDGVGSIIVNGVRYNTDTAVLNVEDASALQLGMSAKVTGPFNADLTSGVARRVDSAADLRGTLSSVDLVQGSFVILGTTVTTDDATVWADSTGLAAIPPGSTLQVWGLPGAPGVLRATRVEQRGPSAPVLTGTVQNLDPLRRAFTIGAFTVDYSTAVLSGSLDGSPLANGTLVCVRAATVLLPGRLTATQVQWWYPVPRANATPVQLAGIVTDYGGLGSLRVLNVPVNAASAQITGGPAGSVGNGVKVEVGGTMSNGVLQATKLKIRHVPGTGGPSSFTLIGTVGNFSSAASFRVRGQPVDASGPGVVFVNGTAANLGNGVSVNIEGARVVNGVLIATRVSFQ from the coding sequence ATGACGAATGGCTTCCTGCGCGCTGCCCTGCTCGCCCTGTCGACCGCGCTGCTGCTTTCGTGCGGCGGTGGTGGCAGTGGTGGCGGCGGCAGCGTTGCGCTCGTCGGCGTTGGAGGCACGGCCTCGGTCACGGGGTCGAGCCTGGGCGACGGGAGCAACAGCCCGGTGGGTGGCGCGGCCGATGGCCAGGGCGGCAGCGCGTCCGGCACCGGCGGCGGTTCGGCAGGCACCGGCGGCGGTTCGGCAGGCACCGGCGGCACCTCGACGGCGGCCTCGGGCGACGACGGATCGGGCGTGGGCTCGGGCGGTACGGGCGTCAGCACCGCCGATGCGTCCGGCGTCGGCGGCGTCGATGGGGTGGGCAGCATCATCGTCAACGGCGTGCGCTACAACACCGACACAGCCGTCCTGAACGTCGAGGATGCCTCCGCCCTGCAATTGGGCATGAGCGCGAAGGTCACGGGGCCCTTCAACGCCGACTTGACCAGCGGTGTCGCCCGCCGGGTCGATTCCGCCGCGGATCTGCGCGGGACCTTGTCCTCGGTCGATCTGGTGCAAGGCAGCTTCGTCATCCTGGGCACCACCGTCACCACGGACGATGCCACGGTGTGGGCTGATTCCACCGGCCTCGCAGCCATCCCGCCCGGCAGCACGCTGCAGGTGTGGGGCTTGCCGGGGGCGCCGGGCGTCCTGCGGGCCACGCGCGTGGAGCAGCGCGGCCCCTCCGCGCCGGTCCTGACGGGCACGGTGCAAAACCTCGATCCGCTCCGCCGCGCCTTCACCATCGGCGCATTCACCGTCGACTACAGCACCGCGGTGTTGTCCGGGAGCCTGGACGGCAGCCCGCTGGCCAATGGCACCCTGGTGTGTGTGCGCGCCGCCACCGTGCTGCTGCCGGGCCGGCTGACCGCCACCCAAGTCCAGTGGTGGTATCCGGTGCCGAGGGCGAATGCCACGCCGGTCCAGCTCGCGGGCATCGTCACCGACTATGGCGGACTCGGTTCGCTGCGCGTGCTCAATGTCCCCGTGAACGCTGCGTCGGCGCAGATCACCGGCGGCCCTGCCGGCTCGGTCGGCAACGGCGTCAAGGTGGAAGTGGGCGGCACCATGTCCAACGGCGTGCTCCAGGCCACCAAGCTCAAGATCCGCCACGTGCCGGGCACCGGCGGACCCTCTTCGTTCACCCTCATCGGCACCGTCGGCAACTTCAGCTCGGCCGCGAGTTTCCGCGTGAGGGGCCAGCCCGTCGACGCCAGCGGCCCCGGCGTGGTGTTCGTCAACGGCACGGCGGCCAACCTGGGCAATGGGGTCAGCGTCAACATCGAGGGAGCTCGGGTGGTGAATGGGGTGCTCATCGCGACTCGCGTCAGCTTCCAATGA
- a CDS encoding cytosine deaminase, whose translation MTHAFFEPPATSRYALRKLSAPRCLLPGDFAGSGADSELAAIDLLVDQGRVAAIEPAGTLPAELGPDLDASMVLPGLLDCHTHLDKGHIWPRQANPTGDGAGASMATQRDRQARWHAEDVRRRMEFGLATAYAKGVVAIRTHLDSLAPQAAISFPVFREVRERWAGRIALQVSSIAPLDIFLAEEGRHLADIVAESGGRLGCVTRSTRHPGDPMPPDLDEALARVFQLAAERGLDLDLHVDESTDPRARALIRVARTAAAQDFAGRILCGHCTALALQTDEFIEETIAACKDAGIDIVSLPTVNMYLQDRSPAGRTPRWRGVTVLHEMKAHGLRVAVAGDNCRDPFYAYGDHDMLDTFTQAVKILHLDHPLSDWIRAASETPAAIMGLDLGLLKPGMAADLLVLKARNYSEMLSRTQFDRTVLRAGRAIDTTPPDYRLLDDLMDA comes from the coding sequence ATGACCCACGCCTTCTTCGAGCCTCCCGCAACCTCCCGCTACGCGCTGCGCAAGCTGAGCGCGCCGCGCTGCCTGCTGCCCGGTGACTTTGCGGGCAGCGGCGCGGACTCCGAGCTTGCGGCCATCGACCTGCTGGTGGACCAGGGTCGCGTCGCCGCCATCGAGCCGGCCGGCACGCTGCCCGCCGAGCTCGGTCCCGACCTCGATGCCTCCATGGTGCTGCCCGGCCTGCTGGACTGCCACACCCACCTCGACAAGGGCCACATCTGGCCGCGCCAGGCCAATCCCACCGGCGACGGCGCAGGCGCCTCGATGGCCACGCAACGCGACCGCCAGGCCCGCTGGCACGCCGAGGACGTGCGCCGTCGCATGGAGTTCGGCCTGGCAACCGCGTATGCGAAGGGCGTGGTTGCGATCCGCACGCATCTCGACTCGCTGGCGCCGCAGGCCGCGATCTCCTTTCCGGTGTTTCGCGAAGTGCGCGAGCGCTGGGCCGGGCGCATCGCGCTGCAGGTGTCCTCGATCGCGCCGCTCGACATCTTTCTCGCGGAAGAAGGCCGGCATCTGGCGGACATCGTGGCCGAAAGCGGCGGGCGGCTCGGCTGCGTGACGCGCTCGACGCGCCACCCCGGCGACCCGATGCCGCCGGACCTGGACGAAGCACTGGCGCGCGTGTTCCAGCTCGCGGCCGAACGCGGGCTGGATCTCGACCTGCATGTGGATGAATCGACCGATCCGCGCGCCCGGGCGCTGATCCGCGTCGCCCGCACCGCGGCCGCGCAGGACTTCGCGGGCCGCATCCTCTGCGGCCACTGCACCGCCCTGGCGCTGCAGACCGACGAGTTCATCGAAGAGACGATCGCTGCCTGCAAGGACGCCGGCATCGACATCGTGAGCCTGCCCACCGTCAACATGTACTTGCAGGACCGCAGCCCCGCAGGGCGCACGCCGCGCTGGCGCGGCGTGACGGTGCTGCACGAGATGAAGGCGCACGGCCTGCGGGTGGCCGTGGCCGGCGACAACTGCCGCGATCCCTTCTACGCCTACGGCGACCATGACATGCTGGACACCTTCACTCAGGCCGTGAAGATCCTTCACCTGGACCATCCGCTGTCCGACTGGATCCGCGCGGCCAGCGAGACGCCGGCGGCGATCATGGGACTGGACCTGGGCTTGCTGAAGCCCGGCATGGCGGCCGACCTGCTGGTGCTCAAGGCGCGCAACTATTCGGAGATGCTCTCGCGCACGCAATTCGACCGTACCGTGCTGCGTGCCGGTCGTGCAATCGATACCACGCCGCCGGATTACCGCCTGCTGGACGACCTGATGGATGCGTGA
- a CDS encoding sugar ABC transporter permease — MSDSQSLWKRSGIDLRLLLMCALLAVMAIVFHWLSGGVFLSPENLYNIAQQTAVVGIVSTVMVLVIVARHIDLSVGSVMGFVGVLVAYLQYTSGWSWPAACLAGLAVALLVSLYQGGLTAMLGVPSFVVTLGGLMSFRGAAFLVADGKTQPVNDEFFQRLGGGYDGGIGTTASWALAALVALVLFARMLQQRRARQRHEMPVEPLWLDVLLTAVPVVVVFAFAATMNSYQISSKTEPQGIPIPVLIWAVVAVVLSFIVHRTRFGRYVFAMGGNPDAAALVGIPVKRVTLLLFALLAVLVTVAAIVSIARLNAGTNSLGSGMELYVIAAAVIGGAALAGGSGSIFGSVLGALIMQSLDSGMLLLDVAIGKRMVIIGQVLIVAVVFDVLYRKHFGEGR; from the coding sequence ATGAGCGACTCGCAATCGCTGTGGAAGCGCAGCGGGATCGACCTGCGCCTGCTGTTGATGTGCGCGCTGCTGGCCGTGATGGCGATCGTCTTCCACTGGCTGTCCGGCGGCGTCTTCCTCTCGCCCGAGAACCTCTACAACATCGCGCAGCAGACCGCCGTGGTGGGCATCGTCTCTACTGTGATGGTGCTGGTCATCGTGGCCCGGCACATCGACCTGTCGGTCGGCTCGGTGATGGGCTTCGTCGGCGTGCTGGTGGCCTACCTGCAGTACACCTCGGGCTGGTCCTGGCCGGCTGCCTGCCTGGCCGGCCTCGCGGTGGCGCTGCTGGTCTCGCTCTACCAGGGCGGGCTCACCGCGATGCTGGGCGTGCCTTCCTTCGTTGTCACGCTGGGCGGCCTGATGTCCTTCCGCGGCGCTGCCTTTCTGGTGGCCGACGGCAAGACGCAGCCGGTCAACGACGAATTCTTCCAGCGCCTGGGCGGCGGCTACGACGGCGGGATCGGCACCACGGCCAGCTGGGCGCTGGCGGCGCTGGTGGCGCTTGTGCTGTTCGCGCGCATGCTGCAGCAGCGCCGCGCGCGCCAACGGCATGAGATGCCGGTGGAGCCGCTGTGGCTCGACGTGCTGCTCACGGCCGTGCCGGTGGTGGTGGTGTTCGCCTTTGCCGCGACGATGAACAGCTACCAGATCTCCTCCAAGACCGAGCCGCAGGGCATTCCCATCCCGGTGCTGATCTGGGCCGTGGTAGCGGTGGTGCTGTCCTTCATCGTCCATCGGACCCGCTTCGGCCGCTATGTGTTCGCGATGGGCGGCAACCCCGATGCCGCGGCGCTGGTGGGCATCCCGGTCAAGCGCGTGACCCTGCTGCTGTTCGCGCTCCTGGCAGTGCTGGTGACGGTGGCTGCCATCGTCTCGATCGCGCGGCTCAACGCCGGCACCAACTCGCTGGGCTCGGGCATGGAGCTCTACGTGATCGCCGCCGCCGTGATCGGCGGCGCGGCGTTGGCGGGCGGCAGCGGCTCCATCTTCGGCTCCGTGCTGGGCGCGCTGATCATGCAATCGCTGGACAGCGGCATGCTGCTGCTCGACGTGGCGATCGGCAAGCGCATGGTGATCATCGGCCAGGTGCTGATCGTCGCGGTGGTATTCGACGTGCTCTACCGCAAGCACTTCGGGGAAGGCCGATGA
- a CDS encoding zinc ribbon domain-containing protein, with amino-acid sequence MPVVCTACGSNNRENAKFCIGCARRLPGFVPTGPSALEAINNAQPPRVPARTPRRAWRRDDPLTLLPAETAGFWLRLALLGLAMGIGFIGWYLYVTRQLTEPPFLSQVTAALAGEDRKPAADESIALAAPSASTTPAPAKAAAPTPAPPRAAAPKTAAPTPVPVKAEPAAATATASRAPSAAPAERQGDSAPAPPRRSRAPARADDSPAPPLAIAPAAPAAPSPGPARAPAWTRDDPGPPIVPGPGPVYSSTRSTMSWGRDDPGPPVAPGAGPLVTPSRSPSPVVARDDPGPPIAPGPGPLYNFERTPSWTANDSGPPVAIGPGPVYNRARDR; translated from the coding sequence ATGCCCGTCGTTTGTACGGCTTGCGGGAGCAATAACCGGGAGAACGCGAAGTTCTGCATCGGCTGTGCACGCCGCCTGCCCGGCTTCGTACCCACGGGACCCTCGGCCCTGGAGGCCATCAACAATGCGCAGCCGCCGCGTGTGCCTGCCCGCACGCCCCGCCGCGCCTGGCGGCGCGATGATCCGCTGACGCTGCTGCCGGCGGAAACGGCAGGCTTCTGGCTGCGCCTCGCCTTGCTGGGCCTGGCGATGGGGATCGGCTTCATCGGCTGGTATCTCTACGTCACGCGCCAGTTGACGGAGCCGCCCTTCCTGAGCCAGGTCACGGCAGCGTTGGCAGGGGAAGACCGGAAGCCGGCCGCGGACGAATCGATCGCGCTGGCGGCGCCGAGCGCCTCGACGACGCCGGCGCCGGCCAAGGCCGCCGCACCGACACCTGCGCCCCCGCGCGCTGCTGCGCCCAAAACCGCCGCGCCCACCCCCGTGCCCGTGAAGGCGGAGCCGGCCGCGGCGACCGCGACCGCGTCTCGCGCGCCATCGGCCGCGCCGGCCGAGCGCCAGGGCGACAGCGCGCCAGCCCCGCCACGGCGCAGCCGCGCGCCGGCCCGGGCCGATGATTCTCCGGCGCCGCCACTTGCAATCGCGCCGGCGGCGCCGGCGGCCCCTTCGCCCGGGCCGGCGCGCGCGCCAGCCTGGACCCGTGACGATCCTGGCCCGCCGATCGTCCCGGGCCCGGGTCCGGTGTACAGCTCGACACGCAGCACCATGTCCTGGGGCCGCGACGACCCGGGGCCGCCGGTCGCTCCAGGAGCAGGGCCGCTGGTCACTCCATCCAGGAGCCCTTCGCCGGTCGTGGCCCGCGACGACCCGGGGCCGCCGATCGCGCCCGGCCCGGGGCCTCTCTACAACTTCGAGCGCACGCCGAGTTGGACGGCCAACGACTCTGGCCCCCCGGTCGCAATCGGACCCGGCCCGGTCTACAACCGCGCGCGGGACCGGTAG
- a CDS encoding ATP-binding cassette domain-containing protein yields MSSTAAPKASITAAEGEGEGIPASAAPPLVELRDIRKSFGGVKAVDGVSVNLYPGEVVALLGHNGAGKSTLMKMLAGAYPVDSGETRIAGEAVHIRTPSEAQAQGIETIYQTLALADNLDSVANLFLGREKLTPWRTLDDHFMENEARKVFRRLNKNFTNIRVPVRRLSGGQRQVVAISRALYFNARILIMDEPCAALGPEETAMVGALVKQLKADGVGIFLITHDMPDVFALSDRLAVMKNGRLVGTYRTADVNEDEVLGMIIAGKRPHGKPQAEHAT; encoded by the coding sequence ATGAGCAGCACGGCCGCTCCGAAGGCGAGTATCACCGCAGCCGAAGGCGAAGGCGAAGGTATTCCAGCGAGCGCCGCTCCCCCGCTGGTCGAGTTGCGCGACATCCGCAAGTCCTTCGGCGGCGTGAAGGCGGTCGATGGCGTCAGCGTCAACCTCTACCCCGGCGAAGTGGTCGCGCTGCTGGGCCACAACGGCGCCGGCAAGTCCACGCTCATGAAGATGCTCGCAGGCGCCTACCCCGTCGACTCGGGCGAGACGCGCATCGCGGGCGAGGCGGTCCACATCCGCACGCCCTCGGAGGCGCAGGCGCAAGGCATCGAGACCATCTACCAGACCCTGGCCCTGGCCGACAACCTGGACTCGGTGGCCAACCTCTTCCTCGGCCGCGAGAAGCTCACGCCCTGGCGCACGCTGGACGATCACTTCATGGAGAACGAGGCCCGCAAGGTGTTCCGCCGCCTCAACAAGAACTTCACCAACATCCGCGTGCCGGTGCGACGGCTCTCGGGCGGCCAGCGGCAGGTGGTGGCGATCTCGCGCGCGCTGTACTTCAACGCGCGCATCCTGATCATGGACGAGCCCTGCGCCGCCCTCGGCCCGGAAGAGACCGCGATGGTCGGCGCGCTGGTCAAGCAGCTCAAGGCTGACGGCGTAGGCATCTTCCTGATCACGCACGACATGCCCGACGTGTTTGCCCTGAGCGACCGCCTCGCAGTGATGAAGAACGGCCGGCTGGTGGGAACCTACCGCACCGCCGATGTGAACGAGGACGAGGTGCTCGGCATGATCATCGCAGGCAAGCGGCCCCACGGGAAGCCGCAGGCCGAACACGCGACATGA
- a CDS encoding DUF6502 family protein, whose protein sequence is MGWALQACARVMRPIVRLALALGLKHAHLELMLRELLIDEARRAWLDKGVEPNLSQLSVTTGLNRKAVTAKVREAEEPLPHTEMSAAAKTLTLWLQMSTDDPALQALPLVAEGGAPSFEAVARHASRGNVHHRTILDELVRLNLVTEDAGRVALNAAGFVPSKDLKGMLAFLGDNARDHLLASVANTLGEAPPMLERAVFATGIAVEDCERIHQLARQRWNALHHELTSEMTRAYEAAESTAAARIRVGIYTYYEDAADVAHNGPVTPPKKSKGKEA, encoded by the coding sequence ATGGGCTGGGCCCTCCAGGCTTGCGCGCGCGTCATGCGTCCCATCGTCCGGCTCGCTTTGGCCCTGGGGCTGAAGCACGCCCATCTCGAGCTGATGCTGCGCGAGCTTCTCATCGACGAGGCTCGGCGGGCCTGGCTCGACAAGGGCGTCGAGCCAAACCTCAGCCAGCTTTCGGTGACCACCGGATTGAACCGCAAGGCGGTGACGGCCAAGGTGCGTGAAGCCGAGGAGCCGCTGCCGCACACCGAGATGTCAGCGGCGGCAAAGACGCTCACCTTGTGGCTGCAGATGTCCACCGATGACCCGGCCCTGCAGGCCTTGCCCCTTGTGGCAGAGGGCGGCGCACCCTCCTTCGAGGCCGTGGCCCGGCATGCCAGCCGCGGGAACGTGCACCACCGCACCATCCTCGATGAGCTGGTGCGGCTGAACCTGGTGACCGAGGATGCAGGCCGCGTCGCGCTCAACGCCGCCGGCTTCGTGCCGTCGAAGGATCTCAAGGGCATGCTCGCCTTCCTGGGCGACAACGCGCGGGACCACCTGCTGGCCAGCGTGGCCAACACCTTGGGCGAGGCGCCGCCCATGCTCGAGCGCGCGGTGTTCGCTACCGGCATCGCGGTCGAGGATTGCGAGCGGATCCACCAGCTCGCGCGGCAACGCTGGAACGCACTGCACCACGAACTGACCAGCGAGATGACGCGCGCGTACGAGGCCGCGGAGAGCACGGCCGCGGCTCGCATCCGCGTCGGGATCTACACCTACTATGAGGACGCCGCGGATGTGGCACACAATGGGCCGGTGACTCCCCCGAAAAAATCCAAGGGAAAAGAAGCATGA
- a CDS encoding tripartite tricarboxylate transporter substrate-binding protein — protein MKKLLALTAIAAVVTGVHAQEFPGGKPISIVVPFAAGGPTDRVARDLAEALRKPLGGASIVVDNVPGAGSSIGAAKVARAAPDGHTLLLNHIGMATVPTLVRNVPFKVETDFEYLGIVNDVPMTLIAKPSMKANNYKELTAWLAENKGKINLGNAGVGSASHLCGLLFQSATKTEMTPVPYKGTAPAITDLIGGQIDLLCDQTTNTSPQIEAKKVKAYAVTTSKRLATPLLKDLPTLQESGLKGFEITIWHGLYAPKGTPPAVTKKLNDALKVALKDPDFIKKQEGLGAVVASDNRVEPAEHKKFVAAEIAKWSPIIKAAGVYAD, from the coding sequence ATGAAGAAACTGCTCGCCCTCACGGCAATTGCCGCCGTCGTCACGGGCGTCCACGCCCAGGAATTCCCGGGCGGCAAGCCCATCAGCATCGTGGTCCCCTTCGCCGCGGGCGGGCCGACCGACCGGGTCGCACGCGACTTGGCCGAGGCCCTGCGCAAGCCGCTGGGCGGCGCCAGCATCGTGGTCGACAACGTGCCCGGCGCCGGCAGCTCGATCGGCGCCGCCAAGGTGGCGCGCGCCGCGCCGGACGGTCACACGCTGCTCCTGAACCACATCGGCATGGCAACCGTCCCGACGCTGGTGCGCAACGTGCCCTTCAAGGTCGAGACCGACTTCGAATACCTGGGCATCGTCAACGACGTGCCGATGACGCTCATCGCCAAGCCCTCGATGAAGGCCAACAACTACAAGGAGCTGACTGCCTGGCTCGCCGAGAACAAGGGCAAGATCAACCTGGGCAATGCGGGCGTGGGCTCGGCCTCGCACCTGTGCGGCCTGCTGTTCCAGAGCGCGACCAAGACCGAGATGACGCCGGTGCCCTACAAGGGTACCGCGCCCGCCATCACCGACCTGATCGGCGGCCAGATCGACCTGCTATGCGACCAGACCACCAACACCTCGCCGCAGATCGAGGCCAAGAAGGTCAAGGCGTATGCCGTGACCACCTCGAAGCGCCTGGCCACGCCGCTGCTCAAGGACCTGCCCACACTGCAGGAATCGGGGCTGAAGGGCTTCGAGATCACGATCTGGCACGGCCTCTACGCGCCCAAGGGCACGCCGCCGGCGGTCACCAAGAAGCTCAACGATGCACTCAAGGTGGCACTGAAGGACCCGGACTTCATCAAGAAGCAGGAAGGCCTGGGCGCCGTGGTCGCCAGCGACAACCGCGTGGAGCCGGCCGAGCACAAGAAGTTCGTCGCCGCCGAGATCGCCAAGTGGAGCCCGATCATCAAGGCGGCGGGGGTCTACGCGGACTGA